CTGTGCCCGCCTTCCAGGGTCAGCGCCAGTTTACCCGCTTCATCTTCATCGAAGACGGCTCCCCAGCGGATAAGTTCTGCCAGTTGTTCCGGAGCGGCTCGAATGACTGCTTCCACGACTGTGCGATCACAGATTCCTGCACCGGCTTTCAGCGTATCTTCCACATGATTTTCAAATCGGTCTTCCGGATCGACTACGCCTGCAATGCCACCCTGAGCATATCGGCTGTTGGATTCGGGAAGCATGTCCTTGCAGAGCACCATGACATCGTGCTCAGTAGGAATGGAGAGTGCTGCCCGCAGCCCGGCAATCCCTGAACCAATCACCAGGACATCGGTAAAGAAATGCGACAACCGCTTGGCATTGAAATTCACCAGGTAACGACGGGGTGGTACAGGCATCTTCGTTTCTCATTCGGCAGGTTGCAATCATTCTACTGGCAGCTTGGCCTGTTTCAGCTTATTCTGATCACTGGTTCATTGTTTCCGGATCATGCATGATACTCAAACATAAAGCATTTGCGCGGGCAGGGCTGGTGGGAAACCCTTCAGATGGGTACCACGGCAAAACCATTTCCATCATTATTCGTAATTTCTGGGCCGAAGCGGTTCTCTACGAATGGGACACGCTCGAGATTCTGCCTGGTAAGGAAAACCAGAACCGGTTTTCAACCGTTCACGATCTGGTGAAGGATGTCAAGCTGCATGGCTACTATGGAGGTGTGCGACTCGTCAAAGCCACTATCAAGAAGTTTGTCGAGTATTGTTATCGACATCAACTGCCTCTGCATGACCGTAATTTCAGTATTCGTTTTGAGAGCAACATTCCACGACAGGTAGGGCTGGCAGGTTCCAGTGCCATCATCACTGCTACTCTCCGCTGCCTGATGGACTTTTATGACATCGATATTCCCATGGAGGTGCAGCCTTCGTTGATTTTGTCGGTGGAGAATGATGAACTGGGTATCACTGCAGGCTTGCAGGATCGGGTCATCCAAGTTTATGAGGGGCTTGTTTACATGGATTTTGCCAAAGAGAAAATGCGAGAAATGAAGGGCTTTTCGCATGGCGTCTATGAACGACTCGATACCTCTCTTTTGCCGCCGCTGTATCTTGCTTTCAAAGCAGATGTGAGTGAGCCAACCGAAGTATTCCATAATGATATTCGCAGCAGATACAGGCAAGGTGATGCCGCAGTGGTTCAGGCCATGCAGACCTTTGCCGACCTCGCTGCTCAGGGAAAAGACGCATTGCAGCATGGCGATAGGGATAAGCTGCATTGGTGCATGAATAGAAACTTTGATACGCGACGATCCATTTATCAACTTCCTGCTGGACAGATTGAAATGATTGACGTAGCCAGGTCATCTGGGGCCAGTGCAAAGTTTGCAGGATCAGGCGGGGCGATTCTGGGAATGTATCAGGATGAGAGTCAATTTGAACAACTGCAGGATGCACTAAGGAAAATCCAATGCGTCGTGATCAAACCACAATGGTAACAAGGAGCATCGTGTGAAAGGTTTATTGTTCTTGATGTTGTGTAGTGTTACTTGGATTACGCTGGCTGAAGATACGGCGTTGCCAAAAGCCAGTATTGATGGCAATGGGCCCGGCTGGGTTGCTTTGGTTGAGAAAGACTTCACCCAGGCCAACTGCGATCCAGACACCTGGAAATGGCGAGACGATGGTGTGCTCGCCTGCACCGGTACTCCAGTCGGCGTGTTGCGTTCTGTCAAGCAATACACTAACTTCGAACTGGTAGTTCAGTGGCGGCATTTGAAAAGTGCAGGTAACTCCGGCGTTTTTGTGTGGGCACCCGAAGGCCCATTGTTTGCCCTTAAACGAAACGCGTTGCCTCACGGGATTGAAGTGCAGGTACTCGATCATGGATATACTGAGGAGTACGAAAAATCGAGTGGCAAGAAGGCTACCTGGTTCACTACCAACGGCGATGTCTTCCCAGTAGGCAGCAGCAAAATGAAGCCTTTCGCACCCGTTTCGCCCGATGGCAGCAGAAGCTTTCCCAGGAAGAACCTAAGTAAAGGTGTTGGCGAATGGAATCACTACTACATTCGTGCTATCAACGGTGAAGTCAGGCTATGGGTCAATGGGGAAGAAGTTTCAGGAGGCAGTGGATGTAAGCCAGCAAGTGGATATCTTTGCTTGGAATCGGAAGGTTCGCCCATCGAGTTCAAGGGCATTCGCTTGCGTGAGTTGCCATGAGCATCACATTTTATTTGATGGGAATACGGAAAACCGAAGATCCCGATTCTTCAAGCAGTTTCGAAGCAGAACGAACTTTCGAGATAGGGTCCTTGGTTGGTGCGAACATCTGGGAGTCAGTGATAGCTGGTTGTTCCACTGAACTTTGTGAAATGGACGCCTGCTGGGCCTCTCGAATTAACTGCAGTTCTGTGCGGATGGCCTGCAGTTGATCTTCAGAAATCTGGTCGTATTCTTCGATCATCTTGCTGATGACTGGTTGATACTTGGCATACTCAGGGCCTTGAAGTGCCTGAAGCTGATCCCTGAGTTCCCTCAGCACCGCAGATTGCGTTACGTCTTCGGGCCAGGGGATATGCGAGTGTGGTGCATGTTCGTGCAGATCGTTTTCTGTTGGAGAGATCATGATAAAGGCCTCATCGGAAGAGGGTAAGGCATTCAACACGCGATTCTTTTCAATGGGCAATTCGTAAATCGATGCGGGTTGCAGTTTCATGCTGAATGGCCCGATAGTTAATTCATCACCGACATCCAGAAATCCTGCGCGTACCTGGTTTCCATTGATGGAGATGCCACCGCGGCCAAGCAGATCAACCACAAATACTCCATGTGCTGTTAGTACCAGGCTGGCATGTACATTCGAGATGGCATCATCATTCAGTTGGATGGCGCATCGAGATGTGCGACCAATCAACGTGATCAAGCGATCAATCTGCCAGGTTTTGGTAATCGAATCAGAATCGTTATCGTGGATTTCCAGAGTCAACCGAGGTCCGAAGATATCGAATGCTGAACCAGCCGAAAGGGGATCGTTCCATTCCTGTTCCGTGTCAGAAACTTTTCGCCGATCTTCAATCAGTTTAAATTGTCGGGCACCGAACTGAACCGGCTGGCCTGGTTTCACCCAACTCCCGGTTTTGATCTCCTTATTTGCTGTTTTTACTGAACCGGTTTGTGACACGTTAATGCAGAAGATTCGGCCTTCGATTGCCTGCAGGTAAATATGCCGCGGGCGAATGTTTTCAGCTGGTTGATAAATATCTGCGGACGGATGGCTTCCCATCAACGCAAAAGGTTGACGTAGACAAAACCGAATGGACCGCGCCTGGCTGGTCGATTCGACTTCCAGTTCAAGTGCGGAAGGAACTCCGCACGCATGTAAAAATGCATCCATCATGGATGGTATAAGCTCTGTCTGTTGTTCGAGATCAATCCTTGTGGGCGCGGTTAATCTACCATGAGGGATAGTCAGCCGCAAGCAGTTTATTCCAAGACATTTCATATATCTGAAAAAAGGAAACCACTCGTGAGATTGTCTTGCTAATCCGCTGGTTGAATGATCTCGATACCATCACTAAGCGCAATTTCCTGCTGGAATTGATGTACAACCTGAGTGCCGGGGTGGTCAGCGGATTGATCCTGGTAGCCCAAGTGGTTGCCGTAGGTAGTTTGAAAGATAACAGCCTGGCTGCTACTGTGATGGTGGCTGCCCAGCCAGCCTTGGCTTTGCTGCTGCCCATGTGGGCGATTGTTTCCCGCCACACTCGCCTGTTCAATCTCGCCATTGGTGGCGGTATTCTTCGCTGCATCCCGCTTCTGCTTGTTGCCTGGGTCGATCAATCCTGGCAACTGGCCCTCGTGGTGATGGCTTATCATTTTCTCGGTGGGCCTGCAACACTCGCTATCCCTTCGCTCTACAAGTATGCCTACCCCGATCAGCATCGCGGCAAGATCATCGGCATTCTCAAACTGGTGCAGAACTGTGTCACGGTACCAGTGCTGATAGGAGTTTCTCTCTGGTCCGATTATGATACTTCGGCCTATCAGATTGCTTATCCTCTGGGTGGTGTATTGGGTTTGATTGGAGTGCTGGCCTACTGGTTGCGTTATCTCCCAACGGATGATCCGCATGCACGTCGAACAATGAGCGAATCACCCAGTTGGAATGGCATGAGACTGGTTCTCGCCAAGGACAACAATTTCAAACTTTTCCAGGCAACCATTTTTCTGACTGGTGCCGGGTTTCTGCTGAGCCGGGGTGTCTGGCTCTATCTGCTCCGTGATCATTTCCAGCTGTCACAGTTCACCATAACGCTGCTGGTCATGATTTTTCCGGTGATTCTGGGAGGTATCACTTCGCCATTCTGGGGCTGGCTTATTGATCAGACTTCGCCGGTGGCAGGCCGCATTGCTTTTGCTCTGATGGGCATTCCTGCCTACCTGTCTATCTTTTCAAGCTTTTATTTTGACTACCTCTGGCTTGCTTTTCTCGGCGCTGCTCTGCGTGGCGTTGTCCTGGGCGCTGCAGAGGTCGCAACGACGACAGGCAACCTCTACTTTGCGGAAACCCGTGAGCGGGCAGCGCTCTATGAAAGCATCAGCTCCGTGTTTCAGGGGCTTCGAGGCATGACCATGCCACCCCTGGGTTGGGTCGTCTATCAATCGCTCGGCTGGCTACACTGGCCCGGCTCACTCATGTTCGTGGTGCCAACAGTGTTCAACTTGTGGAGCCTGCTCATTGCCTGGCGACTCTGGCACGCTGAGAAGCAAGAACGGTTGCAAGAAGCAACGGAACATGAGCTGCCGGTTGAGGTGGATGAGTAGTAGCTACCTCCCCAAAACCCATCGGGCTTGGCCTTCTTTCAATTCCAACCGTACTCCTTCGCTTCGTTCTTTCTTGTTCACTGCCAGAGTGAGCACATGGACGCCTGGGGTTAGCTTGAGTTTGATGGTCGGCGAGAGTTCAACAGCAGTTTGATCCAGCCAGAGTTGCAGTCCCTTGACATCGTTGATGGTCAGTTCAACTTCGCCTGTGGTGCCCACTTCCAGCCTGGTGCGGGCAAAGCCAATCTGAGTGTCGATACCTGACCATTCGCCTTTCTTGCGGACATAGACATCAGGTAGCACATCCAGCGGTAGCAATCCCGCTACGGTGGTGTACTCGGCATTCCAGATCAACCCTTGCGGCATCATCACCGCGCCGGAGAGACGATTGCGGAGAATCGCTTCGTTGGCAGCAGCGTTAGGCACCAGCACTTCCCACGTGCGGGCGATACGGGCAGTGCCGACAGAGTAGTTGCCGACCTTGCCGAGTTCGGTGAGGAAGCGCGTGAGATCGACCAGTTCCTGCTTCGTCAGTCCATCGACCAGCCCTTCTGGCATCAGCGATTTGCCATCCTTGCGGTCGTCGATGTCTTTGATGGGGATGGTGATGTCCTTCCCCTCTGCATCGCGGAGTACCAGTTCGTCCTTGTTCTCGCGCTGCTTGATGCCGGTAAGGACTTTGCCATCGACTGTGGCCACGACGGTGGTGTTGTAGTTTTCCTTGATGGCCTTGCTGGGGAGGAGCAGCGATTCGAGCAGATAGTCGGGCTGGGCACTAGCGCCGATGCTGGTGAGGTCAGGCCCGACTTGCCCGCCGGAACCACCGATGCCGTGGCACTTGAGGCAATTGAGTTCC
The sequence above is drawn from the Planctomycetia bacterium genome and encodes:
- a CDS encoding DUF1080 domain-containing protein produces the protein MLCSVTWITLAEDTALPKASIDGNGPGWVALVEKDFTQANCDPDTWKWRDDGVLACTGTPVGVLRSVKQYTNFELVVQWRHLKSAGNSGVFVWAPEGPLFALKRNALPHGIEVQVLDHGYTEEYEKSSGKKATWFTTNGDVFPVGSSKMKPFAPVSPDGSRSFPRKNLSKGVGEWNHYYIRAINGEVRLWVNGEEVSGGSGCKPASGYLCLESEGSPIEFKGIRLRELP
- a CDS encoding GHMP kinase; protein product: MILKHKAFARAGLVGNPSDGYHGKTISIIIRNFWAEAVLYEWDTLEILPGKENQNRFSTVHDLVKDVKLHGYYGGVRLVKATIKKFVEYCYRHQLPLHDRNFSIRFESNIPRQVGLAGSSAIITATLRCLMDFYDIDIPMEVQPSLILSVENDELGITAGLQDRVIQVYEGLVYMDFAKEKMREMKGFSHGVYERLDTSLLPPLYLAFKADVSEPTEVFHNDIRSRYRQGDAAVVQAMQTFADLAAQGKDALQHGDRDKLHWCMNRNFDTRRSIYQLPAGQIEMIDVARSSGASAKFAGSGGAILGMYQDESQFEQLQDALRKIQCVVIKPQW
- a CDS encoding FHA domain-containing protein, whose translation is MMDAFLHACGVPSALELEVESTSQARSIRFCLRQPFALMGSHPSADIYQPAENIRPRHIYLQAIEGRIFCINVSQTGSVKTANKEIKTGSWVKPGQPVQFGARQFKLIEDRRKVSDTEQEWNDPLSAGSAFDIFGPRLTLEIHDNDSDSITKTWQIDRLITLIGRTSRCAIQLNDDAISNVHASLVLTAHGVFVVDLLGRGGISINGNQVRAGFLDVGDELTIGPFSMKLQPASIYELPIEKNRVLNALPSSDEAFIMISPTENDLHEHAPHSHIPWPEDVTQSAVLRELRDQLQALQGPEYAKYQPVISKMIEEYDQISEDQLQAIRTELQLIREAQQASISQSSVEQPAITDSQMFAPTKDPISKVRSASKLLEESGSSVFRIPIK
- a CDS encoding MFS transporter is translated as MLIRWLNDLDTITKRNFLLELMYNLSAGVVSGLILVAQVVAVGSLKDNSLAATVMVAAQPALALLLPMWAIVSRHTRLFNLAIGGGILRCIPLLLVAWVDQSWQLALVVMAYHFLGGPATLAIPSLYKYAYPDQHRGKIIGILKLVQNCVTVPVLIGVSLWSDYDTSAYQIAYPLGGVLGLIGVLAYWLRYLPTDDPHARRTMSESPSWNGMRLVLAKDNNFKLFQATIFLTGAGFLLSRGVWLYLLRDHFQLSQFTITLLVMIFPVILGGITSPFWGWLIDQTSPVAGRIAFALMGIPAYLSIFSSFYFDYLWLAFLGAALRGVVLGAAEVATTTGNLYFAETRERAALYESISSVFQGLRGMTMPPLGWVVYQSLGWLHWPGSLMFVVPTVFNLWSLLIAWRLWHAEKQERLQEATEHELPVEVDE